One Lysobacter enzymogenes DNA segment encodes these proteins:
- a CDS encoding ATP-binding protein, producing the protein MSWGQPRSLRARQLLAASLGLLAFLALAGVALDRAFLETAENNLRQRLTSYALAYAADTDFGRGGEIIPPYDPPDPRFDRPGSGLYAEVILPNDHWDSVSAQGPVLPNGGMLKPAEESFEGPLPLTEINGKPGEAYRYGRGLIWSVDGDPRSEFQYTILILEDTSALRHQVGVFRQALWRYLGGAGVILLLLQALIMQWSLRPLKRVIEELKRVQRGMASRMSERHPRELEPLTESINAFIESERENLDRQRNTLADLAHSLKTPLAVLRARLDDDSGAQMDKELREDLDLQLRRMNELVSYQLARAASGGHALFAAPIAIEPHAEEIVRGLEKVYASKGILCEFDLADGVQFHGEPGDLQELLGNLLENAFKWANSRVLLTVKPGETAAQRRPGLLLAVDDDGPGIPAEKVAKILQRGVRGDERVHGHGIGLAIVQDLVRGYRGTLDVTASEELGGTRFEVKLPPGL; encoded by the coding sequence ATGAGCTGGGGCCAGCCGCGCTCGCTGCGCGCGCGCCAGTTGCTCGCCGCCAGCCTCGGCCTGCTCGCCTTCCTCGCCCTGGCCGGCGTGGCGCTGGACCGCGCGTTCCTGGAAACCGCCGAGAACAACCTGCGCCAGCGCCTGACCAGCTACGCGCTGGCCTACGCCGCCGACACCGACTTCGGCCGCGGCGGCGAGATCATCCCGCCCTACGACCCGCCGGACCCGCGCTTCGACCGCCCGGGCAGCGGCCTGTACGCCGAAGTGATCCTGCCCAACGATCACTGGGACTCGGTGTCGGCGCAGGGCCCCGTGCTGCCCAACGGCGGCATGCTCAAGCCGGCCGAGGAGTCCTTCGAGGGCCCGCTGCCGCTGACCGAGATCAACGGCAAGCCCGGCGAGGCCTATCGCTACGGGCGCGGGCTGATCTGGAGCGTCGACGGCGATCCCAGGAGCGAGTTCCAGTACACGATCCTGATCCTCGAAGACACCAGCGCGCTGCGCCATCAGGTCGGCGTGTTCCGCCAGGCGCTGTGGCGCTACCTCGGCGGCGCCGGCGTGATCCTGCTGTTGCTGCAGGCGCTGATCATGCAGTGGAGCCTGCGTCCGCTGAAGCGCGTGATCGAGGAGCTCAAGCGGGTGCAGCGCGGCATGGCCTCGCGCATGAGCGAGCGCCACCCGCGCGAGCTGGAGCCGCTGACCGAGAGCATCAACGCCTTCATCGAGAGCGAGCGCGAGAACCTGGACCGCCAGCGCAACACCCTGGCCGACCTCGCCCACAGCCTGAAGACGCCGCTGGCGGTGCTGCGCGCGCGCCTGGACGACGACAGCGGCGCGCAGATGGACAAGGAACTGCGCGAGGACCTGGACCTGCAGCTGCGGCGCATGAACGAGCTGGTGTCCTACCAACTCGCGCGCGCCGCATCCGGCGGCCACGCGCTGTTCGCCGCGCCGATCGCGATCGAGCCGCACGCCGAGGAGATCGTGCGCGGGCTGGAGAAGGTGTACGCGTCCAAGGGCATCCTGTGCGAATTCGATCTCGCCGACGGCGTGCAATTCCACGGCGAGCCGGGCGACCTGCAGGAACTGCTCGGCAACCTGCTGGAGAACGCGTTCAAGTGGGCCAATTCGCGGGTGCTGCTGACGGTCAAGCCCGGCGAGACCGCGGCCCAGCGCCGCCCCGGCCTGCTGCTGGCGGTGGACGACGACGGCCCGGGCATTCCGGCCGAGAAAGTCGCGAAAATCCTGCAGCGCGGCGTGCGCGGCGACGAGCGCGTGCATGGCCACGGCATCGGCCTGGCGATCGTGCAGGATCTGGTGCGCGGCTATCGCGGCACGCTCGACGTCACCGCGTCGGAAGAGCTCGGCGGCACGCGTTTCGAGGTGAAGCTGCCGCCGGGGTTGTAA
- a CDS encoding zinc-dependent peptidase, whose product MFEFLRRLRRPAAIDDALWRDTVAAVPWAQTLDAPRRERLRELSARFLHEKTISAIGEFELGELQRAQLAALCCLPLLEFGAEGLRGWSQLIVYPDAFRVGRTHLDAAGVLHEWEDELIGESWEAGPLILSWADVVADCADPRAGFCVAAHEMAHKLDALDGALDGTPPLPRPWQREWARDFQSAYDAFIEAVDSGREVAIDPYAGEAPEEFFAVATEYHFSDPRLLREAMPQVADHLRRLYGESPFA is encoded by the coding sequence TTGTTCGAGTTCCTGCGCCGGCTGCGGCGCCCCGCCGCCATCGACGATGCCCTGTGGCGCGACACCGTCGCCGCCGTGCCGTGGGCGCAGACCCTGGACGCGCCGCGGCGCGAGCGCCTGCGCGAGTTGAGCGCGCGCTTCCTGCACGAGAAGACCATCAGCGCGATCGGCGAGTTCGAGCTCGGCGAGCTGCAGCGCGCGCAACTGGCCGCGCTGTGCTGCCTGCCGCTGCTGGAGTTCGGCGCCGAAGGCTTGCGCGGCTGGTCGCAGCTGATCGTCTATCCCGACGCGTTCCGGGTCGGCCGCACCCACCTCGACGCGGCCGGCGTGCTGCACGAATGGGAAGACGAGCTGATCGGCGAATCCTGGGAGGCCGGGCCGCTGATCCTGTCCTGGGCCGATGTCGTCGCCGACTGCGCCGACCCGCGCGCGGGCTTCTGCGTGGCCGCGCACGAAATGGCGCACAAGCTCGACGCGCTCGACGGCGCGCTCGACGGCACCCCGCCGCTGCCGCGGCCGTGGCAGCGCGAATGGGCGCGCGACTTCCAAAGCGCGTACGACGCTTTCATCGAAGCGGTCGACAGCGGGCGCGAGGTCGCGATCGACCCGTATGCGGGCGAAGCGCCGGAAGAATTCTTCGCGGTCGCCACCGAATACCACTTCAGCGATCCGCGCTTGCTGCGCGAGGCGATGCCGCAGGTAGCCGACCACTTGCGCCGCCTGTACGGCGAATCGCCGTTCGCCTGA
- a CDS encoding DegV family protein — MSASRPPLTAPALRRALIAGARRVIAGREALNRINVFPVADGDTGSNLAHTLGSLLNGALSRRSRHIGELLKRVGDDAIDGARGNSGAILAQFLFGVAEYARAQPELDAATLAAAVRHGAGNARAALAHPVEGTILSVINAFADALDEAARASADGDPRPGFARALAQARSALARTPLQMAVLQRAGVVDAGAQGFVDLLEGIAEFVDGGPRALRVRGAGAAANDGCGAGHGDALPVAHDAVDPLRRWCSECLLLGENLPREALRDELEALGADSLVLAGGAARLRVHGHVGSPQSLFDACARFGAVEGMKADDMLAQQRSIEHPQALAVVTDSAADLPDELAERYRIAVVPVRVSVDGRDYLDKAGLSTAEFYRRMAAGADLPRTSQPPPGDFRRVFDFLAGHRRQVLYVGLSRAVSGTLQAGEQAAARSDAQRVRVFDTGNAAGGLALLAWRAAELAADGIALEAVLAELERLKPLTSTWAMARDISHAVRGGRIPPWAGPLVRWTGLTPIARMRADGRLGVSGGVFARAGAPEAFAGYIARRTSRRQRWRAIVGHCDARADGERLLEALRRRLDLEQAFLVETGPALGAHAGRGALLVSLQPVPGAV, encoded by the coding sequence ATGTCCGCCTCCCGTCCGCCGCTGACCGCCCCGGCCCTGCGCCGGGCCCTGATCGCCGGCGCGCGCCGGGTCATCGCCGGGCGCGAGGCGCTCAACCGCATCAACGTGTTCCCGGTCGCCGATGGCGACACCGGCAGCAATCTGGCGCATACCCTCGGCAGCCTGCTGAACGGGGCGCTGAGCCGGCGCAGCCGGCACATCGGCGAACTGCTCAAGCGGGTCGGCGACGACGCCATCGACGGCGCCCGCGGCAATTCCGGGGCGATCCTGGCCCAGTTCCTGTTCGGCGTGGCCGAGTACGCCCGCGCCCAGCCCGAGCTGGACGCGGCGACCCTGGCCGCGGCCGTGCGCCACGGCGCCGGCAACGCGCGCGCGGCGCTGGCGCATCCGGTCGAGGGCACCATCCTCAGCGTCATCAACGCGTTCGCCGACGCGCTGGACGAGGCCGCGCGCGCCAGCGCCGACGGCGACCCGCGCCCGGGTTTCGCCCGCGCCCTGGCCCAGGCGCGCAGCGCGCTGGCGCGCACGCCGCTGCAGATGGCGGTGTTGCAGCGCGCCGGGGTGGTGGACGCCGGCGCGCAGGGCTTCGTCGACCTGCTCGAGGGCATCGCCGAGTTCGTCGACGGCGGCCCGCGCGCGCTGCGCGTGCGCGGCGCGGGCGCGGCCGCCAACGACGGCTGCGGCGCGGGCCACGGCGACGCGCTGCCGGTCGCGCACGACGCGGTCGATCCGCTGCGGCGCTGGTGCAGCGAATGCCTGTTGCTGGGCGAGAACCTGCCGCGCGAGGCGCTGCGCGACGAACTCGAAGCGCTCGGCGCCGACTCGCTGGTGCTCGCCGGCGGCGCCGCGCGGCTGCGCGTGCACGGCCATGTCGGCTCGCCGCAGTCCTTGTTCGACGCCTGCGCGCGCTTCGGCGCGGTCGAGGGCATGAAGGCCGACGACATGCTGGCGCAGCAGCGCAGCATCGAACACCCGCAGGCGCTGGCGGTGGTCACCGACAGCGCCGCCGATCTGCCCGATGAACTGGCCGAGCGCTACCGCATCGCGGTGGTGCCGGTGCGGGTGTCGGTGGACGGGCGCGATTATCTCGACAAGGCCGGGCTGAGCACGGCCGAGTTCTACCGGCGCATGGCCGCCGGCGCCGACCTGCCGCGCACCAGCCAGCCGCCGCCGGGCGATTTCCGCCGGGTGTTCGATTTCCTCGCCGGCCATCGCCGGCAGGTGTTGTACGTGGGCCTGTCGCGCGCGGTTTCGGGCACGTTGCAGGCCGGCGAGCAGGCGGCCGCGCGCAGCGATGCGCAGCGGGTGCGGGTGTTCGACACCGGCAACGCCGCCGGCGGCCTGGCGCTGCTGGCCTGGCGCGCGGCCGAACTGGCCGCCGACGGCATCGCCCTGGAGGCGGTGCTGGCCGAACTGGAGCGGCTCAAGCCGCTGACCTCGACCTGGGCGATGGCCCGCGATATTTCCCACGCCGTGCGCGGCGGCCGCATCCCGCCGTGGGCCGGACCGCTGGTGCGCTGGACCGGGCTGACCCCGATCGCGCGCATGCGCGCCGACGGCCGCCTGGGCGTGAGCGGCGGCGTGTTCGCCCGCGCCGGCGCGCCGGAAGCTTTCGCCGGCTACATCGCCCGGCGTACCTCGCGCCGGCAGCGCTGGCGCGCCATCGTCGGCCATTGCGACGCGCGCGCCGACGGCGAGCGCCTGCTCGAAGCGCTGCGGCGGCGGCTCGACCTGGAGCAGGCGTTCCTGGTCGAGACCGGGCCGGCGCTGGGCGCGCACGCCGGGCGCGGCGCCTTGCTGGTGTCGCTGCAGCCGGTGCCCGGCGCGGTGTGA
- a CDS encoding DUF6053 domain-containing protein, with translation MWAGSQARCFCFRFAAIRPESVGPEGPPTGAQFPPPPA, from the coding sequence CTGTGGGCGGGCTCTCAGGCCCGATGCTTTTGTTTTCGGTTCGCGGCGATCCGACCGGAAAGCGTCGGGCCTGAAGGCCCTCCCACAGGAGCGCAATTCCCGCCGCCTCCCGCATAA
- the plsY gene encoding glycerol-3-phosphate 1-O-acyltransferase PlsY: protein MPFSDLAPSLSATLAEPRSLALFAAAYALGSVSGSLVLGKLRGVDIRTQGSGNAGGTNALRTQGARFALGVVAIDIGKGALAAWPALRYAPLGDGLSVTAHGYLAAFAAVLGHVWPLWHGFRGGKGVATLVGGLLVLWPFVTPALLLVWGATIALSGYVGLASVIAALSLPLLAWYSDADAPRLWFCVAAAALVLFTHRGNLARLRAGTESRFSRARLLHRWRRG, encoded by the coding sequence ATGCCGTTTTCCGATCTCGCGCCCTCGTTGTCCGCCACCCTCGCCGAACCGCGCTCGCTGGCGCTGTTCGCCGCGGCGTACGCGCTGGGCTCGGTGTCCGGCAGCCTCGTCCTGGGCAAGCTGCGCGGAGTCGACATCCGCACCCAGGGCAGCGGCAACGCCGGCGGCACCAACGCGCTGCGCACCCAGGGCGCGCGTTTCGCCCTCGGCGTGGTCGCGATCGACATCGGCAAGGGCGCGCTGGCCGCGTGGCCGGCGCTGCGCTACGCGCCGCTCGGCGACGGCCTGTCGGTCACCGCGCACGGTTACCTGGCCGCGTTCGCGGCGGTGCTGGGCCACGTCTGGCCGCTGTGGCACGGCTTCCGCGGCGGCAAGGGCGTGGCGACCCTGGTCGGCGGCCTGTTGGTGCTGTGGCCGTTCGTGACGCCGGCGCTGCTGCTGGTGTGGGGCGCGACCATCGCCCTGAGCGGCTACGTCGGCCTGGCCAGCGTGATCGCCGCGCTGAGCCTGCCGTTGCTGGCCTGGTACAGCGACGCCGACGCGCCGCGGCTGTGGTTCTGCGTCGCCGCGGCGGCGCTGGTGCTGTTCACCCATCGCGGCAACCTGGCGCGGCTGCGCGCCGGCACCGAATCGCGCTTCTCCCGGGCGCGGTTGCTGCATCGCTGGCGCCGGGGCTGA
- the birA gene encoding bifunctional biotin--[acetyl-CoA-carboxylase] ligase/biotin operon repressor BirA has product MDDRALLQRLIAGPATGDALAAASGQTRAAVWKRIEALREAGVAIEAKPGRGYALSQPLDLLDAAAIEAALSAPARARLDSLDVAWSIDSTNSELLRRATPARGAAVLLAERQTGGRGRRGRVWASPLAAHLYLSLARAFGGGLARLGGLSLVAGIAAAQALHALGFAAVRLKWPNDLVALDGDVLRKLGGLLVEGGGEYAGPARAVIGLGLNVRMPAAAAAQIDQPWCDLVMLAELAGARPPTRDAVVAALLDALLPALDEFDAQGLAPFLDRYAAFDALAGQAVGVLGSDREHRGVALGLADDGALRVRLDDGEERRFHAGEVSVRRGGATR; this is encoded by the coding sequence ATGGACGATCGCGCGCTGTTGCAGCGGCTGATCGCCGGCCCGGCCACCGGCGATGCGCTCGCCGCGGCCTCGGGCCAGACCCGCGCCGCGGTGTGGAAGCGGATCGAAGCGCTGCGCGAGGCCGGGGTGGCGATCGAAGCCAAACCCGGACGCGGCTATGCGCTGTCGCAGCCGCTGGACCTGCTCGACGCGGCCGCGATCGAAGCGGCGCTGTCGGCGCCGGCGCGCGCGCGCCTGGATTCGCTGGACGTCGCCTGGAGCATCGATTCGACCAACAGCGAACTGCTGCGCCGGGCCACGCCCGCGCGCGGCGCGGCGGTGCTGCTGGCCGAACGCCAGACCGGCGGCCGCGGCCGTCGCGGCCGGGTCTGGGCCTCGCCGCTGGCGGCGCACCTGTACCTGTCGCTGGCGCGCGCCTTCGGCGGCGGGCTGGCGCGGCTGGGCGGGCTGAGCCTGGTCGCCGGCATCGCCGCGGCGCAGGCGCTGCACGCGCTCGGTTTCGCCGCGGTGCGGCTGAAATGGCCGAACGATCTGGTCGCGCTGGACGGCGACGTCCTGCGCAAGCTCGGCGGATTGCTGGTGGAAGGCGGCGGCGAATACGCCGGGCCGGCGCGCGCGGTGATCGGCCTGGGCCTCAACGTGCGCATGCCGGCGGCCGCGGCGGCGCAGATCGACCAACCCTGGTGCGATCTGGTCATGCTGGCCGAACTGGCGGGCGCGCGGCCGCCGACCCGCGACGCGGTCGTGGCGGCCTTGTTGGACGCGCTGTTGCCGGCGCTGGACGAGTTCGACGCGCAAGGACTGGCGCCGTTCCTCGACCGTTATGCCGCGTTCGACGCGCTCGCCGGGCAAGCGGTCGGCGTGCTCGGCAGCGATCGCGAGCACCGCGGCGTGGCGCTGGGACTGGCCGACGACGGCGCCCTGCGCGTGCGCCTGGACGATGGCGAGGAACGCCGCTTCCACGCCGGCGAAGTCAGCGTGCGCCGCGGCGGAGCGACGCGTTGA
- a CDS encoding type III pantothenate kinase codes for MNAWLFDLGNTRLKCAPLRADGRPGDALALPHREEDIAAALAQALPRERIDVAYLASVAHPAQRMAVLQALSARCGRISIARTQSRFRAEGFGEVRIAYAEPRKFGVDRFLALLGAHAHARGASLICGVGTALTIDLIDADGLHHGGLIAPSPTLMREALHARAPQLPEHGGRALDFAADTEDALASGADGAAIALIERSLARAADRLGAPPRLLLHGGGGEALMAALPTAQAAPALVLEGLAIWAAVETPR; via the coding sequence TTGAACGCCTGGCTGTTCGACCTCGGTAACACCCGGCTCAAGTGCGCGCCGCTGCGCGCCGACGGGCGTCCCGGCGACGCGCTGGCGCTGCCGCATCGCGAAGAGGACATCGCCGCCGCGCTGGCGCAGGCGCTGCCGCGCGAGCGCATCGACGTCGCCTACCTGGCCAGCGTCGCCCATCCCGCCCAACGCATGGCCGTGCTGCAGGCGCTGAGCGCGCGCTGCGGCCGCATCAGCATCGCCCGCACCCAATCGCGGTTCCGCGCCGAGGGCTTCGGCGAGGTGCGCATCGCCTACGCCGAGCCGCGCAAGTTCGGCGTCGACCGTTTCCTCGCGCTGCTCGGCGCGCACGCGCACGCGCGCGGCGCGAGCTTGATCTGCGGCGTCGGCACCGCCTTGACCATCGACCTGATCGACGCCGACGGCCTGCACCACGGCGGTTTGATCGCGCCGTCGCCGACGCTGATGCGCGAAGCGCTGCACGCGCGCGCGCCGCAGTTGCCCGAGCACGGCGGCCGCGCGCTCGACTTCGCCGCCGATACCGAGGACGCGCTGGCTTCCGGCGCCGACGGCGCGGCGATCGCGCTGATCGAACGCAGCCTGGCGCGCGCGGCGGATCGCCTGGGCGCGCCGCCGCGGCTGTTGCTGCACGGCGGCGGCGGCGAGGCGCTGATGGCGGCGCTGCCGACGGCGCAGGCCGCGCCCGCGCTGGTGCTCGAAGGCCTGGCGATCTGGGCCGCGGTCGAAACTCCGCGCTGA
- a CDS encoding SPOR domain-containing protein, which produces MLIRALIVLLAALNIGVAAWWIARPAPPAPVAETLPPGVARLQLVDEGKRVAAAKPALAAGAAGQGQPLQARSLDGASAGLEPGDAKPADSSVAPAKPGENNAGESKAGESKAGESKPLADETAAVPPPPAPAVPTAKPQCFSVGPFADVAAADAARAKLVPLAQKVSSRTLSGGGNSRGWRVYLPAASAETAQATAQRIRAAGFNDLFVMSGAEANAIALGRFRNEESARKRGAELAAAGFAAKVEALGESNGQVWLDAATVTSKGEALRVAAGAQRWRGISCDKVR; this is translated from the coding sequence ATGCTCATTCGCGCCCTCATCGTCCTGTTGGCCGCTCTCAACATCGGCGTCGCCGCGTGGTGGATCGCGCGTCCGGCGCCGCCCGCGCCGGTCGCGGAAACCCTGCCGCCGGGCGTGGCCCGGTTGCAATTGGTCGACGAGGGCAAGCGCGTTGCGGCGGCCAAGCCGGCGCTGGCGGCCGGCGCGGCGGGGCAGGGCCAGCCGCTGCAAGCGCGGTCGCTCGATGGGGCGAGTGCCGGACTCGAGCCTGGCGACGCTAAGCCGGCGGACAGCAGCGTCGCGCCAGCCAAGCCGGGCGAAAACAACGCCGGCGAAAGCAAAGCCGGTGAGAGCAAAGCCGGTGAGAGCAAACCGCTCGCAGACGAAACCGCCGCCGTGCCGCCGCCGCCCGCACCGGCGGTGCCGACCGCGAAGCCGCAGTGCTTCAGTGTCGGCCCGTTCGCCGATGTGGCTGCCGCCGACGCGGCGCGCGCCAAGCTCGTGCCGCTGGCGCAGAAAGTGTCGAGCCGCACGCTGTCGGGCGGCGGCAATTCGCGCGGTTGGCGGGTCTATCTGCCGGCCGCCAGCGCCGAGACCGCGCAGGCCACCGCGCAACGCATCCGCGCGGCCGGCTTCAACGATCTGTTCGTGATGAGCGGCGCGGAGGCCAACGCGATCGCGCTAGGCCGTTTCCGCAACGAGGAATCGGCGCGCAAGCGCGGCGCGGAACTGGCCGCGGCCGGGTTCGCGGCCAAGGTCGAGGCGCTCGGCGAAAGCAACGGCCAGGTCTGGCTCGATGCGGCCACGGTCACCTCCAAGGGCGAAGCCCTGCGCGTCGCCGCCGGCGCGCAACGTTGGCGCGGCATTTCCTGCGACAAGGTGCGCTGA
- the rocF gene encoding arginase, whose translation MSRTYPLVSLIGAPTDVGAGHRGARLGPEALRIAGLGEALVARGVDVVDRGNLDGPRNPWQKPVAGYRHLAEVVAWNRAVMDAVGAELRVGRLPILLGGDHCLGLGSITAVARYCRDTGKQLRVLWLDAHADFNTSQVTPSGNIHGMPVSCLCGIGPEELTRLGGDAPAMRPDEIRQIGIRSVDPGEKQLIQQHGLDVYDMRYIDEIGMRRVMEEALEGVDENTHLHVSFDVDFLDPSIAPGVGTTVPGGPNYREAQLVMEMIADSGRLGSLDIVELNPILDKRNRTAKLAVDLVESLFGKSTLMRD comes from the coding sequence ATGAGTCGCACTTATCCCCTCGTTTCGCTGATCGGCGCGCCGACCGACGTCGGCGCCGGCCACCGCGGCGCGCGCCTGGGGCCCGAAGCGCTGCGCATCGCCGGTCTCGGCGAGGCGCTGGTCGCGCGCGGCGTCGACGTGGTCGATCGCGGCAATCTCGACGGCCCGCGCAATCCGTGGCAGAAGCCGGTCGCCGGCTACCGCCATCTGGCCGAAGTGGTGGCGTGGAATCGTGCGGTGATGGATGCCGTCGGCGCGGAACTGCGCGTCGGCCGCCTGCCGATCCTGCTCGGCGGCGATCACTGCCTGGGCCTGGGTTCGATCACCGCGGTCGCGCGCTATTGCCGCGACACCGGCAAGCAACTGCGCGTGCTGTGGCTCGATGCGCACGCCGACTTCAACACCAGCCAGGTCACGCCCTCGGGCAACATCCACGGCATGCCGGTGTCGTGCCTGTGCGGCATCGGTCCGGAAGAGCTGACCCGCCTGGGCGGCGATGCGCCGGCGATGCGGCCCGACGAGATCCGCCAGATCGGCATCCGCTCGGTCGATCCGGGCGAGAAGCAGCTGATCCAGCAGCACGGCCTGGACGTCTACGACATGCGCTACATCGACGAGATCGGCATGCGCCGGGTCATGGAGGAGGCGCTGGAGGGCGTGGACGAGAACACCCACCTGCACGTCAGCTTCGACGTCGACTTCCTCGACCCCAGCATCGCGCCGGGCGTGGGCACCACGGTGCCGGGCGGTCCGAACTACCGCGAGGCGCAGCTGGTGATGGAAATGATCGCCGACAGCGGCCGGCTGGGCTCGCTCGACATCGTCGAGCTCAACCCGATACTGGACAAGCGCAACCGCACCGCCAAGCTGGCGGTGGACCTGGTCGAGAGCCTGTTCGGCAAGTCGACCCTGATGCGTGACTGA
- a CDS encoding entericidin A/B family lipoprotein, translating to MKRLTALLLLALFSIGSLTACNTIAGAGKDVKKAGEKVEEKAEDVRDGK from the coding sequence ATGAAGCGTTTGACTGCCCTGCTGCTGCTGGCCCTGTTCTCGATCGGCTCCCTGACTGCGTGCAACACCATCGCGGGCGCGGGCAAGGACGTGAAGAAGGCCGGCGAGAAGGTCGAAGAGAAGGCCGAGGACGTGCGCGACGGCAAGTAA
- a CDS encoding CsbD family protein encodes MNKDIIAGKWTQLKGKAKAKWGDLTDDVFDVAEGNSEYLAGKLQERYGWERDRAEKEVREFGETLN; translated from the coding sequence ATGAACAAAGACATCATTGCCGGCAAGTGGACCCAGCTCAAGGGCAAGGCCAAGGCCAAGTGGGGCGATCTGACCGACGACGTGTTCGATGTCGCCGAAGGCAATTCCGAATATCTGGCTGGCAAGCTGCAGGAGCGCTACGGCTGGGAACGCGATCGGGCGGAGAAGGAAGTGCGCGAGTTCGGCGAGACGTTGAACTGA
- a CDS encoding IS30 family transposase has product MGQQYSHLSAEERGAIMVLIAQGASGRQIAQTLGRAQSTIARELRRNGFRSHSGPPLRGRPRFDPGYDATRAGRRAQRLRRRARVRRKLRRDTVLWRRVRYWLERCWSPQQIADKLRDLYPDRPWLRVSHETIYTAIYAMPRGELRRQVTRLLRQGRKSGRRTRQGSDARGHLPDLPNIRLRPPAAHERLMPGHWEGDLIVGAHNRSAIGVLVCRRTLYVKLVKLADATAHTVLEAFSSAFEGVPESLKKTLTYDQGKEMASHRQLSERTGLAIYFADPHSPWQRGTCENTNGLLRQYFPKGTDLSVHSAQRLKEVAWEMNNRPRRSLGRRSPVEVLYEELKNPRAQGDALGH; this is encoded by the coding sequence ATGGGTCAGCAGTATTCGCATCTGAGCGCAGAAGAGCGCGGGGCCATCATGGTCTTGATCGCCCAAGGGGCGAGCGGACGGCAAATCGCCCAGACGTTGGGTCGGGCGCAAAGCACAATTGCTCGCGAGTTGCGCCGTAATGGGTTTCGGTCCCATTCGGGGCCGCCGCTGCGCGGACGCCCTCGTTTCGACCCTGGCTACGATGCGACCCGGGCGGGCCGGCGGGCCCAGCGACTGCGGCGACGGGCGCGGGTGCGCCGCAAGCTGCGACGCGACACCGTGCTGTGGCGACGCGTGCGCTATTGGCTGGAACGGTGCTGGTCGCCGCAACAGATTGCCGACAAACTGCGGGATCTGTACCCGGACCGGCCCTGGCTGCGCGTGTCGCACGAAACGATCTATACCGCGATTTATGCGATGCCGCGCGGCGAATTGCGCCGCCAGGTGACCCGTCTGCTGCGGCAGGGGCGCAAGTCCGGCCGCCGCACGCGCCAGGGAAGCGACGCCCGCGGCCATCTGCCGGATCTGCCCAACATCCGCCTGCGGCCGCCGGCCGCGCATGAGCGCCTGATGCCGGGGCATTGGGAGGGCGACCTGATCGTGGGCGCGCACAACCGCTCGGCGATTGGGGTATTGGTCTGCCGCCGCACCTTGTACGTCAAGCTGGTCAAGCTCGCCGACGCGACCGCGCACACGGTGCTGGAGGCCTTCAGCTCGGCGTTCGAAGGCGTGCCGGAAAGTTTGAAGAAGACCTTGACCTACGACCAGGGCAAGGAAATGGCATCGCATCGGCAGTTGAGCGAACGCACTGGTTTAGCGATCTACTTCGCCGACCCCCATAGCCCGTGGCAACGCGGAACCTGCGAAAACACCAACGGCTTGTTGCGGCAATACTTTCCCAAGGGCACCGATCTGTCGGTGCATTCTGCGCAGCGCCTCAAAGAGGTGGCGTGGGAAATGAACAACCGCCCCCGCCGTAGCCTGGGCAGGCGCTCGCCCGTCGAGGTGCTCTATGAGGAACTCAAAAACCCGCGGGCGCAGGGTGATGCACTTGGACATTGA